The Glycine soja cultivar W05 chromosome 6, ASM419377v2, whole genome shotgun sequence genome has a window encoding:
- the LOC114416753 gene encoding uncharacterized protein LOC114416753 translates to MVQLMKNSRKPETSSCGDPVKLEIVEDPLEEEHGPHNKRCKPSPSPSPQPQQWSASDDGSVSSPSHLNILDEPSPLGLRLRKSPSLLDLIQMKLSQGSAQPSEDLSSGAKRESRAAAVSGAGGADKLKASNFPASLLRIGSWEYKSRYEGDLVAKCYFAKHKLVWEVLEGGLKSKIEIQWSDIMALKAHCPDDGPSTLTVVLARQPLYFRETNPQPRKHTLWQATADFTDGQSSKHRLHFLQCPQGLLAKHFEKLIQCDMRLNFLSQQPEIILDSPHFDTQPSAFEDPDNPKDRDLLQVSGKGSSTSCFQDSGSPQASLLSSFKTEHNDPPGMMLDSLPRDAPSPSSVMECTSIEGSTSSETDSKGPRNGDQIKLPGLRPSMSVSDFIGQIELCLTEQITSGNPPFSDGGSEYKEILEDIAQHLLNDNQVAATSDEKSLMSRVNSLCCLLQKDPVTVQNSHFTEDSSTVEGPHDGKDVKPGAEEPKDTSGGKQALGMSRKDSFSDLLLHLPRITSLPKFLFNISEEDDDSHAK, encoded by the exons ATGGTTCAGCTGATGAAGAATTCTCGGAAGCCCGAAACGTCGTCGTGCGGCGACCCCGTGAAGTTGGAGATCGTTGAGGACCCACTGGAAGAAGAGCATGGGCCTCACAACAAGCGCTGCAaaccctctccctctccctcgcCTCAGCCTCAG CAATGGAGTGCTTCCGATGATGGTTCTGTCAGTTCTCCATCCCATCTGAACATACTTGACGAGCCGAGCCCGTTGGGTTTGCGCCTCAGGAAGAGCCCTTCACTGTTGGATTTGATTCAGATGAAGCTTTCTCAAGGAAGTGCGCAGCCGAGCGAAGATTTAAGCTCTGGAGCCAAAAGGGAGAGCAGGGCTGCTGCTGTGTCCGGTGCCGGTGGTGCTGACAAGCTCAAAGCTTCTAACTTCCCAGCTTCGCTGCTGAGGATTGGTTCGTGGGAG TATAAATCAAGATATGAGGGTGACTTGGTGGCAAAGTGTTACTTTGCTAAACATAAGCTTGTTTGGGAAGTTCTCGAAGGTGGTCTAAAGAGTAAAATAGAAATTCAATGGTCAGATATCATGGCACTTAAGGCACATTGTCCTGATGATGGGCCTAGCACATTGACTGTTGTG CTTGCTAGACAGCCTCTTTACTTCAGGGAGACTAATCCTCAGCCTAGAAAGCATACACTATGGCAGGCAACAGCAGATTTTACCGATGGACAGTCTAGTAAACATAG GCTGCATTTTTTGCAATGCCCTCAAGGGCTGTTGgcaaaacattttgaaaagctTATCCAGTGTGACATGCGTCTTAATTTCTTAAGCCAACAGCCAGAGATAATTTTGGATTCACCACATTTTGACACACAACCTTCTGCTTTTGAGGACCCAGACAATCCAAAAGATCGCGATCTTCTTCAAGTCAGTGGTAAAGGATCTTCCACGTCTTGTTTTCAAGATAGTGGATCACCTCAGGCATCCCTGTTATCATCATTTAAGACTGAACACAATGATCCTCCTGGAATGATGTTGGATAGTCTCCCCCGAGATGCACCTTCACCCAGTTCAG TTATGGAGTGTACTTCAATTGAAGGGAGTACAAGCTCTGAAACTGATTCCAAGGGCCCAAGAAATGGGGATCAGATAAAACTTCCTGGACTTCGACCTTCTATGTCAGTGAGTGATTTTATTGGCCAAATTGAACTCTGCCTGACAGAGCAAATAACCTCCGGGAATCCACCATTTTCTGATGGAGGATCGGAGTACAAGGAGATCCTGGAAGACATTGCTCAACATCTTCTCAATGACAATCAGGTTGCAGCAACTTCTGATGAAAAATCACTCATGTCAAGGGTCAATTCTCTCTGCTGTCTTCTGCAGAAGGACCCCGTTACAGTGCAGAATTCTCATTTTACCGAAGATAGTAGTACTGTTGAAGGACCTCATGATGGAAAAGATGTCAAGCCTGGTGCGGAGGAACCAAAGGACACTTCTGGTGGCAAGCAAGCACTAGGCATGTCTAGGAAAGACTCGTTTAGTGATTTGCTTCTCCACCTTCCTAGAATCACATCTCTTCCAAAGTTTTTGTTTAACATATCAGAAGAGGATGATGACAGTCATGCCAAATAG